Genomic DNA from Hordeum vulgare subsp. vulgare chromosome 2H, MorexV3_pseudomolecules_assembly, whole genome shotgun sequence:
ATTAAGGGGTTAAATAATATGGACGTTGTAAGAATATTGAAGTGTCAATCTTGATAAATTCCTTTTGATTGCTAAATATACATTACCAAAACTATATCGATAAAAGAATAGTGAGAAAGCAACAAACAGGTTGATGATAATTGGATGAGAAAATGCATTAAATTATATGGTTGCATATGACTAATATATTACAAAAATCTTGTCCTTCTAATATATGTGGGTGCAATTTTTTATGTTTTTCTCTTAGGACACTCCACATAATCATAGATGCAAGTGATTTTGGAATAGAAGGTTACTCTCACGCAAATTTACCATATAATCATAGATAATTGTTATTTCTTAATTTATGTAAATTATGTATACATCAAACTTGTGATAGCATGCATTTCGCGTGTCAAACTTGCGATGTAGTGAGTTTAGTAAACTTATCAAATATACTACACAAAATGAGTAATTGTGCTATCCTTCATTTCAAATGTCAAACCAAAATGAGTTTGTTTTATTATACCACTAGATTGCCAATAAAAAATTGAAATTACGATATTGGCCCGAATTTTGTTTGGCGACAACCTCCAACAAATTAGACAGAATACACACATATCATTCTCTAATCCTATCTCAAACTACTCCAAAGCCAAAGGAGCAGTGTACTACTTACAGAGTATGTAAGCCCCTTAATAGACTTTGATAATCCGTATTATGAAAATATAATATTATATAATCAGGTTTATAAAAAAAATGTAGgtggcatgtttggaggccagattatataagcgTAATTTAAATTTTTACAATGCGTAATGACATGTTTGTCCCGTGTGCATgctgaggaaaaaaaaagaagatgaTGGTGAAATTACCTTTAACTTTGTAAGAATAATggatcattagcaatccataatctgtttTCATCGGATAGAGTAGGCTGTAATTTTTTTAATAATTTAATCATCTAATTTCTATAATCTATTGTTTAACATAATCTGAATGGTTTCCTTGTTTTCATCGTTCACGGAGTCCAAAGCCAAAGGAAACAGAAGGAGACGGAGGCGCTCCCTCCCCATAAATCCGAAGCCAAAGCCAAAAGAGACCATCCCACTCCACACTCCACACTCCGGCAGCTCGGCCGCCTCCTCTCCTGTTCTCCTGCATGCTCGCCGCCGGCGATGCCCAGCCCGCTCAAGCGCCCCTCCCTCGGCCGCCTGCTCGCCTCCCTCCGGTCTCCCTCCCGCGTCCCCGTCCAGACAGGCTTCCCCACCTCCCTCGCCGACCTCGTCGTCAAGAACCATGCCCGCCTCAGGAACCCCCGCAAGCCatgccgccccaccgcccctccGGCGCTCCCTCCGTCTACCGCGGTTGTGGAAGACTCTTCGCTGCCTCTGTCGCCCGAGCCTCCCTCGCCGGTGGTCGTAGAGCCGGACTCCTCGGCTCCGGTGGCGCGGCCGCTGGACGACGCGCCCAAAGGCGCCGCCTTCCTCCGGCCCCGCCCGCAGCTCCTCGCGCTCGGCGGCGCCGTGGCGCTCGCGCTCCTCGCCGTGTGGAGCGAGGGCACCGTCGCGGCCCTCACCGTCGCCTCGCTGTCGCTGCTCTGGATCGAGTCGGCGTGTCGACGGCGCTCTGGCCCGGAGGAGCTGCCCGATTCGGGCGGCCGCGGCCCCGTATCGCCGATTTGGGAGGTGGAAGAAGCGCCCCGGTCATCCAGCTGCTCGGATTCCGACAAGAGCAGCGAGCTCGTCTCCGGCGGCGAAGATCCGGCCACCCCGAAGAGGAAAGCGAAGAGATCGCTGCGGAAAATAATATCCAAGACGCTGCAGAAgaagaagcccaaggccaaggacGCCTCGGGCTCCGACGGCGAGGTCGTCGAGCAGCCTGaggccctgtttctttaaaaagtcctagtactttttttagtcccaactaaaaagtctctagtccctacccgtttcttttcagggactaaacatggactagggGTCATTAAATGACTTGCAAAAAGACCATATTACCCCTGACGTGAACTGCGACGGGAACTGGGAGATCCACTGCGCCTCGTCGTCTTCATCggtggccatggcggcggcggctgcacaggcggcggcggcggctgggaagggcacgggcggcggcggctgggaaggggagaagcggcggcggcggcggcggggaagagaacgggcggcggcggctgggaaggggagaagcggcggcggcggcggggaagagaaggggcggcggcggctgggaaggggagaagcggcggcggcggctgggaaggggagaagcggcggcggcggcggggaagagaacgggcggcggcggcggctgggaaggggagaagcggcggcggcggcggcggctgggaaggggagaagcggcggcggcggcggggaagagaacgggcggcggcggcggtggctgggAAGGGGagaagcggcggcggcggcggggaagagaaGGGGAGGAGCGAGCGGATGCGGCGCGGGGTATGGTGGGAaaaagtccctaaaagtccctcctggaGGGACTTCTTCAACTAGTCCCAAATGAccacttttagtccctaaaagtccctcctgtttctttcccatgggacttttagggactttttttagtccctacaccaaaaagtccctggaaagaAACACCCCCTGACGGCGCCGAGCCAACCAAAACCGAGGCCTTTCTAATTCTAGCCCCTTCCACTTCCACCACAGACACAGAGGAGGCCCCGTCGGAGCCAAGCACAGAATCGTCGGTGGAGATGAAGACGGAGACGGAAAGGCTAGTGGATAGATTCAAGTTCCCCCTGGCGGCGTTCGTCCCGGTCATCCTCGCCGGCCTCGCCGCCGGGAAGCTCCCGGCGACGGCGCTGGCCGTGCTctgcgccgccttcttcttcggcGCGCGCCGTTGAGCGTGTTTAGGCAAGCAGTGATGCGCTGAGTTTGAGTGTTTTCCTGATCCCCTCGAAACCGGGGGAGATGAGTGTGAGTCCGcttgtaaataaaaagtaaaaatcaaagacagaagaagaagaagaagacgaagaaatcCATACATACATGTTGAATGTTGAATGTTGGCTCAAATCCAACATTCGAAATATGCTCAAATCCAACATTCAACATTCTGAATGGAATGGACAGATACATGTTGTGATTCTCAAATCCAAGTAGAAATGCTGCTGCCATGTCATGTCTGAATTTCTTTCCTGTTGAACACTTCTTTCCATGATAGCGATCGTGCAAAACCGTTAGTTGAGTTCaaaatcgttggtgatgacggatGGATTTACTAtccaacattttatgttttcttcaaaattctcagttttataagttgcaaaagtttttcaaaagtctatattatttaaattttagaaaatgaaaataaaaaatgagactaaaagcagaggcacgaactgtttttaagatttttacacggacttttttttaaaattattaacttttttcattttacagacattttctaaaaatctaaatatttttttgtatatgcaaacttttttcaaaactgttgagtagtttttgaattctcaaaaaaatatgttttttaatattttatttcaaaattctcaatttcttaaatttaagaaaagttatttgaagttctaaattatttaaagtagaaaaaaatggaactgaaaagtaaaataaaaacctAAACTAAAAGAACAGGCGGCCACGCATGGGCGGGTCCAAATAggtgctgcatctttttccaatatccagagcgtaatataggaggtgcctacatgggccagcccagtcaggagattttcctgtttgaaacgttttctatGACTTATAAGTGGCAATTGTGGGTAATTTTCATTAATTTTATGGACAATGttaatgacggacgacagaagtaCTAATTACTTAATTAGTAGGTAATGTTTAGATGAACATacagaaaaatacaaaaatgacTAATTCAGTCTCAATGCATAGCTTCTCGTAATGCAAAACTATGTGACATGATGATGTAATTAAATTAAATTATTAAAAGGTGATATTACATCCATTAACAATACAAAAACAATATTAAATTAATGTTTTGAGtagcattttcccaacataattaaTCAACAAACTTCAAGATTTGCATGTGTGGTTGCACACTCGTTGATCGTGTATATAGTGATGAGGAGAAGCTAGCAATGCGGGCAATCAACCAAGAACTTTTTCATTAATAGATCTTCATGGGCATACATGCTATACTTTTTTTAAGTGACATACATACTTTACTCTAAAGGCCATCAtttaggaaacaaaaaaattagattGAAAAGAACATGTGCATGCAAGTTATTGGTATCTGCACTGAGAGGCCTTGATGCATGTTGCCGGCTCACTACTTATACCACAATGAAAAGTAGGAGAGCAGTCGATGGATGGATTGAGTGCCGCTGGTGAATTGTGTCCACCAACTAAGTCCAGCCCGTTGGTTGATATTTTTTTCGTGTGACAAAAGCTAAATCATATATTACCATGAGTTATTTGTTGTGGATTCTTGGCACTCATGCTTTACATATGAGATTGATGGCCTGAAGATTGTCTCAAGTAAACTTGCATGTGTTATTAATAAACGACATTAGCACTTCTGATAAGAAATATTAATCAATCCACTGACCTCCAGTGATCAAAATTGGTGAAGTATACATTTGACAAAAATATATTATAAATGAAGAAAATATGAATGTATACGCCCCTGCTGCTGATGATCAAAATTGCCTCCAAGTCAAACCTAAATATATATAGCACATAGTCTAATTCGGATTAGACTGATCAAACTTTCTGTCAATTGTTTACAACAAAATTTATTATTGCAAAGAAAGGCATCCAGTATACAACATGGTGCAGCTATGTGGTAATAGTGAAAACTACGCAGGCAGCACTTATCAGTACGACATGGACGCCCTTGCCGCCACCCTTCCTAAGAACACCTTTTCCTTCCTACAGCTCTTCGCAACCTGCACCGCCAACCAATCCTTAGAGGCGTTGCAGCAACTGAAATTAGACTATCTTTTTCCAAAAAGAGTAACCTAGATTTTTGCAAAATCAGTTCATTACTTTTTGCATCTGCACTTACATGGTACAAACCTACGAAATTAAATCTACccaatccgttcctaaatataagacattttagggaTTTTATAATGAACTATttacggatgtatataaatatactttaaagtgtagattcatttattttgctttgtatgtagtccgtaCTGAAATCTCTAaatagacttatatttagaaacggatgtATAGATATATATGTGTCATGTTCCTTTGGAACTACATCGAtcattagtttatttttagtgcTAGAAGATAATCTGCTCAATATGTATGTATGTGATCGAATAAAACAATGAGCTCGTTAGTAGTtgcttgcaaaaatcaattagtagAGGACCAGGGATTATGTACCGTGGGAGGAGGCAGAGAGCTATGCAACATAATTTATAAATACTGTTTGAGCAAAACACAAACCTGATTGGGAAGACATTGGCCGCCGGCCGCTGCAGTTGAGGAGCAAATCGAGAGGTGTAGAGGCCACGTACATGCACAAATCTATTAGGGACAGAATTCTGAGCTTGCACGGCTGCCGGATAGAATATTTTCCTTGATAGGACTTCATCCTTTTCTTTAAAACTCCATGGCAGATCGTGGAGGAGGAGGTTATTAgatatttttttaaatgatacTTTTGTTGGGATTGGCAAGCACGTTAACTCCAACGCCATAGATCAATCGGAAGGAGTAAAACTTTATAAGAGAATTGTGGGCCTTGAAGCTATTTTTTTCACAATTGAGCAAAACTTTAGCCGTGACTCATATGGCTGCAGGTCGATCCTCATCGTAATAACTCTATGGTTTCACCAGATTAACGGTTCCTAATTTTTGATTAACATAAGAATTTATTGgaagtctctaattagtataggtatagattTATAATTGCACTAATTCAGCAATACTAATATCGTTGAACACGTTCGGTTAACCTGCACGGCACAGCCACATATTACACTCTCCAAGAGCGGAAGACAGGGCCAACGCTCGGGCTATCCACCTCATCACCTTTTTACTGTATCACTAAAGAAAAACAAACCAAGCGTGGTAGAAAAGAGATCGAGATGGGGAATGACCTAACCAGGTTTTCCGATGACTCCCTTCCCtcttgccgccgccgcctcctccctcctctttcGCGATTCTC
This window encodes:
- the LOC123429385 gene encoding uncharacterized protein LOC123429385, with the protein product MPSPLKRPSLGRLLASLRSPSRVPVQTGFPTSLADLVVKNHARLRNPRKPCRPTAPPALPPSTAVVEDSSLPLSPEPPSPVVVEPDSSAPVARPLDDAPKGAAFLRPRPQLLALGGAVALALLAVWSEGTVAALTVASLSLLWIESACRRRSGPEELPDSGGRGPVSPIWEVEEAPRSSSCSDSDKSSELVSGGEDPATPKRKAKRSLRKIISKTLQKKKPKAKDASGSDGEVVEQPDGAEPTKTEAFLILAPSTSTTDTEEAPSEPSTESSVEMKTETERLVDRFKFPLAAFVPVILAGLAAGKLPATALAVLCAAFFFGARR